From a single Arachis hypogaea cultivar Tifrunner chromosome 3, arahy.Tifrunner.gnm2.J5K5, whole genome shotgun sequence genomic region:
- the LOC112791479 gene encoding uncharacterized protein: MGATSMVRGGGTRFLPLGFSMEPLSPGCDSSSRVNSSSYAEKPSDQDINATRFGDVEFEFLGDISLLDNNGHHDDDLSHRHNNDPMQFDDDEEEEEDGDSNNNNGDANESITFWQNQYQLLQANIQRTSSLESRIRNEAKEAVEELRRSPEMVCSCSGSGRQVDARSCRNCLMRQVSRRLQGAGFDSAICKTKWRTSPNLPAGEHTFVDVIDNTSSKRGDIIRVIIEVNFRAEFEMAKTCEEYNRLVQRLPEVFVGKVERLNNIIKVLCMGAKRCMKENKMHMGPWRKQRYMSAKWLGPCDRNTSTTPLSMGHSQSKRMPKPKAKASMLTVDLHHLTPAVKVL, encoded by the exons ATGGGTGCTACGTCGATGGTTCGAGGTGGAGGCACCAGGTTTCTCCCTTTGGGTTTCAGCATGGAACCGTTGTCGCCGGGGTGTGACAGCAGCAGCAGGGTCAATTCTTCTTCCTATGCAGAGAAACCTTCAGATCAAGATATTAATGCAACCAGATTTGGCGATGTGGAGTTtgagtttcttggtgatatttccCTCCTTGATAATAATGGTCATCATGATGATGACCTCTCTCACCGCCATAACAATGATCCTATGCAGTTTGACgacgatgaagaagaagaagaagacggtgATAGTAACAACAATAACGGTGACGCTAACGAGAGCATAACCTTCTGGCAAAACCAGTACCAGCTCTTGCag GCGAACATACAAAGAACAAGTTCGTTGGAATCGCGGATAAGGAATGAGGCGAAAGAGGCGGTTGAGGAGCTAAGGAGGTCGCCGGAGATGGTGTGCAGTTGCAGCGGGAGCGGGAGACAGGTGGATGCCAGGTCATGCCGTAACTGCCTCATGAGACAAGTCTCCAGGCGCCTCCAAGGTGCCGGTTTTGACAGTGCTATTTGCAAAACCAAATGGAGAACCTCGCCCAACCTTCCAGCAG GAGAGCACACTTTTGTGGACGTGATAGATAATACAAGCTCCAAGAGAGGAGACATAATTAGGGTGATCATAGAAGTGAACTTCCGAGCAGAGTTTGAGATGGCGAAGACTTGTGAGGAATACAACCGCCTGGTGCAGCGGCTGCCGGAGGTTTTTGTGGGGAAGGTGGAGAGACTAAATAACATAATCAAAGTATTGTGCATGGGAGCAAAGAGGTGCATGAAGGAGAACAAAATGCACATGGGACCATGGAGGAAGCAAAGATACATGAGTGCTAAGTGGCTGGGTCCATGTGATAGGAACACTTCAACAACACCGCTTTCAATGGGACACTCTCAGTCTAAGAGAATGCCTAAGCCAAAGGCAAAGGCATCCATGCTGACAGTGGATCTGCACCACCTAACGCCGGCTGTTAAAGTTCTCTAA